A genome region from Brassica oleracea var. oleracea cultivar TO1000 chromosome C2, BOL, whole genome shotgun sequence includes the following:
- the LOC106319195 gene encoding DELLA protein RGL1: MKREHGHRETSSVKAGSSSMTANKEEAGGFDELLVVLGYKVRSSDMADVAHKLEQLEMVLDDGNSHLSDDTVHYNPSDLSGWVDSLLFDLNPTCDQVIPDQDSEYELSAIPGSAAYPRGKRTRTGSNSSTTRSMVVLDSQETGVRLVHALLACAEAVQQNNLKLADVLVKHLGLLASSQAGAMRKVATYFAEGLARRIYRIYPSDDVGLSSFSDTLQVHFYECCPYLKFAHFTANQAILEAFATAEKVHVIDLGLNQGLQWPALIQALALRPGGPPDFRLTGIGSSLTGQSIQEVGWKLGQLANAVGVNFEFKSIVLNSLSDLKQEMLEIRTGSESIAVNSVFELHRLLAHPGSIDNILLTIKSIKPDIITVVEQEANHNGAVFLDRFTESLHYYSSLFDSLEGPSSQDRVMSELYLGRQILNLVACEGEDRVERHETLAQWRNRFTMGGFKSVSIGSYAYKQASMLLALYAGADGYKVEENEGCLLLGWQTRPLIATSAWRFNRVE, translated from the coding sequence ATGAAGAGAGAGCATGGTCACCGGGAAACCTCATCTGTAAAAGCCGGGAGCTCATCAATGACGGCCAATAAGGAAGAAGCCGGCGGATTCGACGAGCTTCTTGTGGTTTTGGGTTACAAAGTCCGATCTTCCGACATGGCTGACGTGGCACATAAGCTTGAGCAGTTAGAGATGGTTCTTGACGATGGAAACTCGCATCTTTCCGACGATACTGTTCATTACAATCCTTCTGATCTCTCTGGATGGGTCGATAGCTTGCTCTTTGATCTTAACCCTACCTGTGATCAAGTCATACCCGACCAAGATTCTGAGTACGAACTCAGTGCCATTCCTGGCTCTGCAGCGTATCCACGTGGCAAAAGGACGAGAACAGGATCCAATTCTTCGACAACAAGGTCTATGGTTGTTTTGGATTCTCAAGAAACGGGCGTGCGTTTAGTACACGCGCTGTTGGCTTGCGCGGAGGCGGTTCAACAGAACAACCTGAAGCTCGCTGACGTGCTCGTTAAGCACCTGGGCTTGCTCGCCTCGTCACAAGCCGGTGCGATGAGGAAAGTCGCGACGTACTTCGCTGAAGGGCTAGCGAGGAGGATTTACCGGATTTACCCTAGTGATGACGTCGGTTTATCGTCATTTTCGGACACTCTTCAGGTACATTTCTACGAGTGTTGTCCGTATCTCAAGTTCGCTCACTTCACGGCGAACCAAGCGATACTTGAAGCTTTTGCTACGGCTGAGAAGGTCCACGTTATTGATTTAGGGCTTAATCAAGGCTTGCAATGGCCGGCTCTTATTCAAGCTCTAGCTCTCCGTCCAGGTGGTCCACCAGATTTTCGGTTAACCGGAATTGGTTCTTCGTTAACCGGCCAGTCGATTCAAGAAGTTGGATGGAAACTTGGGCAGCTTGCTAATGCAGTTGGTGTGAATTTCGAATTCAAGAGCATTGTCTTGAATAGTTTATCTGATCTTAAACAGGAAATGCTTGAGATTCGAACAGGTTCAGAATCCATAGCGGTTAACTCGGTTTTTGAGCTCCATCGCCTCTTGGCTCATCCCGGTTCAATCGATAACATTCTGTTAACGATTAAGTCGATTAAACCAGACATCATAACTGTAGTCGAGCAAGAAGCGAACCACAACGGGGCCGTTTTCCTCGACCGGTTTACCGAGTCGCTACATTACTACTCTAGCTTATTCGACTCACTAGAAGGCCCTTCAAGTCAAGACCGAGTGATGTCTGAGCTCTACTTAGGACGACAGATATTAAACCTAGTGGCCTGCGAAGGGGAGGACCGGGTTGAGAGACACGAGACACTGGCTCAGTGGAGAAACAGGTTCACTATGGGAGGATTTAAATCGGTTAGTATTGGTTCGTATGCGTATAAGCAAGCAAGCATGTTGTTGGCCCTTTATGCTGGAGCTGATGGGTATAAGGTGGAAGAAAATGAAGGTTGTTTGTTACTTGGATGGCAAACGCGACCACTAATCGCTACATCTGCGTGGCGTTTCAATCGTGTGGAATAA